CCCTGCTGGTCGGGCTCTTCTCAGGAAAGCGTCCCGAGGAGATCGAGGCGCTGGATGTCGAGGAACTGTTCGAGGCGCTCCGACTCCAAGAGCACCTGAGCCCTAACCGGCACGTCGGTGTTTACGCCATCGTCAACAAGATGAAGGGCCAGGCCAGATCGGTGACCTGCTGAGACCCCGAGCGCCTTTCGCCGACGTGCTCTGTCGATACGCCGCCGGAGTTCGTCGCGTCTCGGCGGCACCTGACCCCATGTTCGACGTCGGAGCCCGCGAAAGGCCGTCGCGCGGCGCGTCGGCATGAGGCACGGTGCTGCTGGCACGCGCCCGCCCGACACTATGGATTCGATGCATGCCATCCTTACAACGTCTTGCCCGTCCGCTCGCCTTTCTGCCCCTCGTCTTCACCGCGACCCTCATGTCTCCGGGTCCTGCCTCGGCCGTCGCCGTCTTGGTCGCAGACGTCCGATCGATGCCGTTGAGCGAACGGGTGGAAGCACTCGGGACACTGAAGGCAAACGAGTCGGTCAATATCACCGCGAACGTCACCGAGACGATCTCGGCGATCCATTTCGACGACGGCCAACGGGTCGGAGAGGGCGACATCCTGGTCGAGCTCACGAGCGTCGAGCAGCATGCCCTGCTCGACGAGGCACAGGTGCGGGTTGGCGAGGCAGATCGGCAGTACGCGCGGGTGAAGTCACTCGTGGCGCAAGGCGCAGCATCGGAGTCGCTCCTCGACGAGCGCAAGCGTGACCTCGACACGGCCCGTGCCGTTTTGGTGGCCATCGAATCGCGCCTGTCCGACCGCCTCATCAAAGCACCCTTCGACGGCGTGCTGGGTCTGCGCAACGTCAGCCGCGGTACCCTGGTCGAGCCCGGCGATACCATCACGACACTTGACGACGACAGCTTCATGAAGCTGGACTTCACGGTCCCGAGCGTCTTTATGAACGACCTTCAGCCGGGACTTCGCATCGAGGCACGCGCCCGCGCTTACGGCGATCGGGTTTTCGAGGGAGTGGTGCGCGGGGTCGACAGTCGCGTCGACCCGGTCACCCGATCCATTCAGGTCCGCGCACTCATCCCCAACCCGGAGCGCACACTCAAGCCCGGGCTGCTGATGCAAGTGGAGCTGCTGGTGGATCCGCGCGACGGATTGGTCGTCCCGGAGGCCGCGATCCTTCACCAAGGCCAGGATCACTTCGTTCAGGTCGTCGTGGAGGGCGAGGAGGGCCTGACCTCCGAGCGCCGTCAGATCCGAATCGGGACGCGCAAGCCGGGGCTGGTCGAGGTGCGCGAAGGGCTCGCGCAAGGAGATCGCGTCATCGTGCACGGTCACCTCAAGGTCCGACCGGGACAGCCTGTCGAAATCCTGAGCACGCATGACGACCCGATCGATCCGCCGGCGGCGAAGGAGCCCGCCGCATGATCCTGTCTGACATCTCGGTTACCCGGCCTGTTCTCGCCACCGTCCTGTCGCTCCTGCTGGTCGCCTTCGGGCTGGTCGCCTTCGATCGATTGCCGCTGCGCGAGTATCCGGACATCGACCCGCCGGTCGTCTCGATCGAGACCATCTATCCGGGCGCCGCGGCCAACGTCGTCGAGACGCGGATCACGCAGCTCATCGAGGACCGCATCGCCGGAGTCGAGGGTATCCGCACGGTCGAATCCGTCAGCGAGGACGGACGCTCGGCGATCACGATCCAGTTCAACATCGACCGCGACATCGACGGGGCTGCCAACGATATCCGCGACCGCGTCTCGGCCGTGCTCGATCAGCTCCCGGCAGAGGCGGATCCGCCCAACATCCGCAAGGTCGACAGCAACGAAGACGTCATCATGTGGCTGAATCTGGTCAGCGACCGCATGAGCGTCCCGGAGCTGACCGACTATGCCTCGCGCTATCTGGTCGATCGGTTCTCGGTGATCGACGGCGTGGCGCGCATCCAGGTCGGCGGCAGTCAGGTGTATGCGATGCGCGTCTGGCTGGACCGCAACGAGCTTGCCGCGCGCGGCTTGACGGTCTCGGATGTCGAGGCCGCGCTGCGCGCCGAGAACCTGGAGCTCCCGGCCGGCAGCATCGAATCGGTCGACCGCCAGTTCAGCGTGCGCATGAACCGCACCTTCAATGGCCCGGATGACTTTGCCCGTCTCGTGCTTGCGCGCGGGAGCGACGGCCATCTGGTGCGCCTCGGCGATGTGGCACGGGTGGAGCGCGGCACCGAGGAGAACCGCACCTTCTTCCGCGGCAACGGCGTGCCCATGGTCGGGATCGGTGTGGTCAAGCAATCGACCGCGAATACCGTCGCCGTGGCAGACGCGGCCAAGGCGGAGGCCGCCCTGATCAACGCCAACCTGCCCGAAGGTATGGAGATCAAACAAAGCTTCGACTCCTCGGTCTTCGTCAAGGACGCCATCAAGGAGGTCTACAAGACGCTCGCGATCGCCATCGGCTTGGTCATCCTGATCATCTTTCTGTTCCTGGGCAGCGTGCGCGCGATGCTGGTGCCGGCCGTGACCGTCCCGGTCTCGATCGTGGCGACCTTCACGGTCCTGCTCGGACTCGGTTTCTCCGTCAACATCCTGACCCTGCTGGCGCTGGTCCTGGCGATCGGGCTGGTCGTGGACGACGCCATCGTGGTGCTCGAGAACATCCATCGCCGGATGGAGCAGTACGGCGAGACCCGGCTCGCCGCCGCCTATCGCGGAACCCGTCAGGTCGCCTTCGCCGTTGTGGCCACCACCATCGTCTTGATCTCGGTCTTCGTACCCATCGCCTTTCTGCAGGGCGATGTCGGGCGACTCTTCGCGGAGTTCGCACTCACCATGGCCGCAGCCGTGGCCTTCTCGTCCTTCGTGGCCTTGTCGCTGTCGCCGATGCTCGCCTCGCAGATCCTGCCCCAGTCGCACCGGCGCGCATCCCTCACCCACGGGGTCGACTGGGTGTTTCAATGGGTGCGGCGCGGCTACGGCACCATGCTGCGGTTTCTGCTGCGTCAGCCCTGGATCGTCGTGCTGGCCTTCATCGGCACACTCGGCGCCGCCGTTTGGCTGTTCGAGCAGATCCCGCAGGAGTACGCGCCGAAGGAGGATCGCGGTGCCTTTTTTGTCCTGATCAACGGTCCCGAAGGCGCGTCTTATCAGTACATGAGCGACTACATGGACGAGATCGAACGGCGCCTCATGCCCTATACCGAATCCGGCGAGGCGATCCGACTGCTGGTGCGTGCGCCACGCACCTTCTCCAATACCGCGCTCTTCAACACCGGCATGGCGGTGATGGTGCTGAACGACTTCGGCAAGCGACGCTCCGGCTGGGTCATTATGGACGAGGTGCGTGCGAAGCTCGCCGACCTGCCCGGCGTGACCGCCTTCCCGGTGATGCGTCAGGGGTTCGGCGCGCGCATCCAGAAACCGGTGCAGTTCGTGATCGGCGGCGGGACTTACGAGGAGCTCGCGCAGTGGCGGGACCTGCTGCTCGAGGCGATCGAAAAGGACAACCCCGGCCTGACCGGCATCGATTGGGACTACAAGGAAACCAAACCTCAACTCAAGGTCGAGATCGACTACGATCGAGCCGCCGATCTCGGGGTGACCGTCGGCAACATCGGGCGCACGCTCGAGACCATGCTCGGCTCGCGCAAGGTGACGACCTATTTGGACGCCGGGGAAGAATACGACGTCATCCTCGAGGGCGAGCGCGACGCGCAGCGCACGCCGGGGAGCCTGGAAAACCTCTATGTGCGCTCGGACCGCAGCGGCGAGCTGATCCCGCTGTCCAACCTGGTGAGCGTGATCGAGTCGGCCGACTCACAAAGCCTGAACCGCTACAACCGGCTGCGCGCCATCACCATCGAGGCAAACCTGGAGTCCGGACTGGCCCTCGGAGATGCGTTGAGCTATCTGGAGGCCAAGGTCGCCGAACACCTGCCCGAACAGGCCCAGATCGATTTCAAGGGACAGAGCCGCGATTTCCGATCGAGCAATCAGGACATCCTCTTCGTCTTCGTTCTGGGCTTGCTCGTGGTGTTCCTGGTCCTGGCGGCGCAGTTCGAGAGCTGGATCCATCCGCTCGTCATCATGCTGACGGTCCCGCTGGCCATGGCAGGTGCACTGCTTGCCCTCTGGCTGACCGGACAAACGCTCAACATCTACAGTCAGATCGGGCTGATCATGCTGGTCGGACTCGCCGCCAAGAACGGCATCCTGATCGTGGAGTTCGCCAACCAACTGCGCGACCAGGGCAAGGCGTTCCGCGAGGCGCTGCTCGAAGCGGCAGACGTGCGTCTGCGTCCGATCGTCATGACCGGCATCACCACGGCGGCCGGCTCGCTTCCGCTACTGCTCTCGAGCGGTGCCGGCGCCGAGACCCGCACCGTCATCGGCACCGTCATCCTTGCGGGTGTCATCGCGGCCACGCTCTTTACACTCTTCGTCGTCCCGGTCGCCTACGACCTGCTCGCTCGCCACACCGGGTCCCCGAGTGACGTGAAACGACGGCTGGAGCGCGAAATGGAGGCTTCATGAGACATGAGACCGAGCAAGCCGCCGGGCCGAATGTGCGCATCGGCAACAGGATGCCGGCGCGCCGAAAAGGACTGAAATAGGCCGGCTCAGCCGGCAACCTCGATCAATGCCCTGACCGGGCCAAAGCTGCGTCTGTGCTCCGGACAGGGTCCGAGTCGGCGCAGTGCCTCGATGTGAGTCCGTGTGGGATAGCCTTTGTGTCCGGCAAAACCGTAGCCGGGAAAGGTCCGGTCCAGTTCGCACATGAGCCGATCGCGCGCAACCTTGGCGAGGATCGAGGCAGCGCCGATCGATGGCACCAAACCGTCTCCGCCAACAATGGCTTCGGCCTCACACCCCACGTCGGGACAACGATTTCCGTCGACGAGCACCCGTGTCGGCTGCACCGTCAGGGCGGCAACCGCACGCTGCATCGCCAGCATGGACGCCTGGAGGATATTGATCCGGTCGATCTCCTCCGCGCTGGCCCACGCGATGGACCACGCCAGTGCGCGTTCGCGGATCTCGAGATCGAAGGCGTCGCGCCGAGCCGGAGTCAGTTTCTTGGAATCGTCGAGGCCCGAGATCGGGCGGGTCGGATCCAGGATGACCGCCGCGGCACTGACCGGACCGGCAAGCGGACCCCTCCCCGCCTCGTCGACGCCCGCGACCCATAAAACCGCGTCCGGAGTGACCAACACTGTCTGCCTCATATCCGCATCGTCGAGGCCATCAAATGACTCGTCCCCGACGCGGTTTTAGTAAAAAACGAAAAAATTCTTGAATCGCGTCCCCACCGGGGCCGTTTGCACATCCAAGCGACAATCCAAGGCGAGACGCCACCGATCACACCGGACGCGATTCAATACGCCAGGAGATCGAGGACGGCCTGTGCCGCGCTCGCTGCAGCATCCTTGCGCAACCAAAGATGAATGCGCCGATACTCGGCCTGAATCTCGGCCACGCGCTCCGCATCGTCCAAGAACGCAAGAACGGCCGGCGCAAGCAAGTCAGCGCGACAACGCTCTTGGATAAACTCGGGCGCAAGCTCCTTCTCGGCCAGAAGATTGGCCATCGCGATATAGGGCACCTTGACCAGACGGAGCTGTTTGACCAAGTGATAGGAGATCGGGTGGACCCGATAGGCGACGACCATCGGGCGTTTGGACAACAGGGTTTCCAGGGTGGCCGTGCCCGAGGCGGTCAGCACGACATCGGCGGCGGCGAGGACCTCGCGGCTGCGCCCGTCGACCAAGGTGATCGGGAGATCGGGGGCAAGCCGCGCCAAGACTTGGCTGAAGTATTCGCGCAGCCGGGCGTTGACCAGCGGGACCACAAACCGCAGGTCAGGGCGGGCGGCGAGACAACGGGCGGCGGTCTCGATGAAAGGTTCGGCGAGGCGCTCGACCTCGCTCATCCGACTGCCCGGCAGCAGGGCGAGGATGGATCCGGCCTGCGTCAGACCGAGGGCACGTCGCGCGCCCATTCGATCGATCTCGATCGGGATCTCGTCGGCGAGCGGGTGCCCGACATAGCGTGCCGGCACGCCGTGCTCGCGCAGGAAGGTCTCCTCGAACGGGAAGACGCTCAGCATGAGATCCACCGAGCGACGAATCGACTTGACCCGACCCGGACGCCAAGCCCAGACGGTCGGACTGACCATGTGGACCGTGCGGATCCCTGCCTCGCGCAGTCGGCGCTCCAGACCGAGATTGAAGTCGGGCGCGTCCACGCCGATGAAGACATCCGGGGGATTCTCGACGAAGTAGCGCACCAGCTCGCGTCTGAGCCCGAGAAGCTCGCGGAGCTGACCGAGGACCTCCATCAGCCCCATCACGGAGAGCCGTTCCATGGCGAAGAGGGTCTCGCAACCCTCCTCCTGCATCCGCGGCCCGGCAACACCGACGAAGCGGACCTCGGGGACCCGTTTGCGGATCTCGCGCGCCAACGCAGCACCCAAGATGTCGCCCGACGCCTCGTTTGCGACGATCCCGATCCGCAACATCAACGCACGATGCTGCGGCTGCTGTCGCCGATGAAGTCCGCCATGGCGCCGATCTCGGGAATCTCCGCGGACATCCGATTCAGCTCGGCGATCGCCTCGGCCAGTTTCAGGTTTCCCAGATAGAGCGTGCGATAGGCCCGCTTGATCGCTTGAATGGCAACCTCGGAAAACCCGCGGCGCCGCAATCCCTCGGCGTTGATCCCGCGGGGCTCGGCCGGGTGCCCGCCGACGGTCACGTAGGGGGGGACATCCTTGCTTAGAACCGATCCCATGGCACAGAAACCGTGAGCACCGATCCTGCAGAACTGGTGGACGATGGTGAAACCGCCGAGGATGGCCCAGTCCTGGATCTCGACATGGCCGCCCAGTGAGGCGGCGTTGGCCATGATGACGTTGTCGCCGATGCGGCAGTCGTGTGCAACGTGGACATAGGCCATGAAAAGGTTGTCGTTGCCGATCCGGGTCACACCCTGGTCTTGGACGGTGCCGCGATGCAGCGTCGTGAACTCCCGGATCTGATTGCGATCGCCGATCTCGAGACGCGTCGTCTCGCCGCCGTATTTCTTGTCCTGGGGATCTTCGCCGACGCTCGCAAACTGAAAGATTCGATTGTCGCGCCCGATCCGGGTCGGCCCCTTGATGACGGCATGGGGGCCGATCCGGCTCCCCGCGCCGATCTCGACATCCGGGCCGATGACGGCGAAGGGGCCGACCTCGACATCGCAATCCAGCGCCGCCCCCGGATCGACCAAGGCGGTCGGGTGAATCAAGCGGTAAAGTCTCGAGCCGTACACATGATCTCGGCGCTGGCCACCAGGCGATCGTCGACGCGCGCCTCGCCGTCGAACTTCCAGATCCCGCGACGCACGGGTCCGAGCTTCACATCCAGGATCAACTGATCGCCCGGCTCGACTGGACGCTTGAAGCGCGCCTTATCGATACCGACGAAGTAATACAGCTTGTTGCCGACCTCGTCCGGTCGGGAGGCCATCGCCAACAATCCGGTCGCCTGCGCCAGCGCCTCGATGATCAGGACGCCGGGCATCACCGGGCGCACCGGAAAATGGCCCATAAAGAAGGGCTCGTTGTAGGAGACGTTCTTCAAGGCGATCAGATAGTCGTTCACCTTGTAGTCGATGACCTTGTCGACCAATAGAAAAGGATACCGGTGCGGCAAGAGGCTCAGCACCTTATGGATGTCCATCGTGCTCACGACGTCCTCCGATCGATCAAGACGCAAATCAGAATCCGTCGGCATGGGATGCGATCCCTCCATGCTAGGTAGCCTCCCGCCCAGTTGTTTCATTCATCGTATCGATACGTATCTCAAGTTGTTTGATGCGTCGCGCCAGCTCGTCCAGATGTCTGAAGCGAGCCACGTTGCGTCGCCAATCCGCGCTTGGCATGGCCGGAATCCCGCTGCTGTAGGCACCGGGCTCCGTTACCGATCGCGTCACCATGGCCATCCCCGTAAAGTGAACCCGATCGCCGATTTCCAAATGACCCGCCATCCCGACGGCCCCCGCGATCGTGCAGTTCCGACCGATTCGGGTCGAGCCGGAGATCCCGGTGTTGGCCGCCATGGCGGTATTCTCGCCGATCTCGACGTTGTGGCCGATCTGGATATGGTTGTCCAGCTTCACCCCGTCGCCGATCAGGGTATCGCCGATCGCACCGCGATCGACCGTCGTGTTCGCCCCGATCTCGACATCGTCGCCCAAGATGGCGCGCCCGACCTGCGGAATACGCACCCACCGATCCCCGTCGCGCGCAAAACCGAAGCCGTCCCGCCCGATGACGCTGCCGGGGTGCAGCAGCGCACGTTTGCCGACATGGGTTCCCGAGCAGAGCGTCACGCGCGCCACCAGCCGACTCTCCTCACCGACTCGGACCCCTTCACCAAGGATACAACCGGGTCCGAGAAACACGCGAGGCCCGACAACCACGCCGGCCTCCAGAACACAGGTCGGACCGACCCATGCCGTCGGATCGACCTGTGCCGTCGGGTCCACGACAGCACTGCGGTGGATGCCGCCGACGATCGCCGGTTCCGGATAGAGAATCCCCGCCGCCTTCGCAAACGTCAGGTACGGGTTATCGCTCAGCAGAACCGGCACCCGACAGACATCGGCGTCGGCCTCCGAGAGAATCACGCAGCCCGCCCGAGTCTGCTCGAGATGGCGCCGCAACCGCACGTCGCCGAGGAAGCTGAGCCCGGTTGCGTCGGCGCACGTCAGCGACGCGATACGGCAGACGCGCGCATCGGGGTCGCCCCGCAACGGAACGGCCAAACGGTCCGCCAATTCGCCGAGCGAGATCTCCAAGGCGTCACCAACCGCGCCGAATCGTTGCCGACGGAATCATCACTTATCGCCAAACTCCTGTTTGAGTCGCTCGATGACTTGTGCCGAGATATCGATACGCGGACTGAAGTACACCAACCCTTCGCTGATGACCAGATCGATCTTCTCCTCCTTGGCAACCTCGACGATCACCTCGCGGACCTGAAGCGCCAGCTTGGTCCGAAGCTCGTTCTGCCGCAACGCAAAGTCTTCCTGAAACTCATCCCTTGCATACTTGAGCTTACGGGTCCGACTTCGGATATCGTTCTGCAGGCGCTGAATCTCGCTTTCGCTCATCAAGGCACCTTCTCGCTCCAGGCGGCCTTGAAGCGCGGAGATCTGATCCTGCTGCTCGCGCAGGATCCGCTCCCGATCCTCGACCTCACGCTGAAGCGCCGCGCGGGCGGCCTCGTATTGCGGCGACTGCTCGACGACCCGATTCGGATCGACCACGGAGATCCTGTAGTCGGATGCGAGCACAAAACCCGACAACACGAGCAAGATCGTCGTCGACAACCAAAGAACAGCTAACCTCAAGCTTGGACTCCCTTAAACCGCGCCCGGTGCGGTATGCGTAGTGTGTTGGATTGGCTTGGCCGCGCGGGCTCCGACGACCGCCGGAGCCGGCGCAGTGTTAGATTCTGAAAAATATTAATTTTCAAACCGCGTCTCGCCGAGGTCGAGGACATCTCCGAAGCCAAACGCAACATGAAAATGACGCATGTCGCTCTGGACGCGGTTTAGAAGGTTTGTCCGAAACCGAACTGGAAGACTTGGGTTTCGTCGCCCTCTTCTTCGTTGAGCGGAGCCGCCAGACTGATCGAAAGGGCACCGATCGGCGACAGCCAGGTTGCCGAAACGCCCGCCGAATAGCGTAGAGCGCCGATATCGAAACCGGTGGGCTCGATGAGATTCGAGCCGTTGGTCTCCCACACGTTGCCGAAGTCCAGGAAGGCCCCGAGCCGCAGCGTCTTGCTCAGCTGTGGTCCACCCGGCGCCGGCGCAAAGAGTTCGAGGCTACCGGCCATCCTGAAGTTACCGCCGACCGGATCGTCGTCGCCGACCTCGCGCGGGCCGAGCGAGTTGGCGACGAAACCGCGCACGGACCGCGGACCGCCGGCGTAATAGTTTTCGAAGAAGGGCAGCGAGTCGGTCTCGCCGTAACCCTCGCCGTATCCGACATCGCCACTGAGGGACACCACAAACCGGGAGGTCAGAGGGACGTAGAGCTGCTCCTGGTACGTCAGCTTATAGTATTGAAGATCGCTTCCGGGAACGGCGAGGTCTGCCCTGAGCACGCGCAAGCCGCCCTTGGTCGGGAAGATCGCGGTATCTCGGCTGTCGTTCGTATAGCTTGCCGACAGGATAAAGTCATTGAAGACATTGCCGTTTTCTTCAACGAACTGTTGCGCCAGCTCGGAAAAATTGCCGGCGATGAAGTTCGTATACTGATAGCGGACACCGAGACCGGCGCGGCTGGTCTCGGAGATGGGCAGACCGAAGTTCATGCCCAACACGCCGACGTCGGTCGAGTAATCCGCACCGATCAGCTCATCGAAATCCGTTTCGCGATAGGAGATGTTGAACCCTCGACTGATACCGTCCACGGTATAGAAGGGGTTGGTATAGGCGATCTGATAGAGCTGGGTTGCTTGACTCGTGTTGACGCCGAACGAGACACGCTTACCGGTACCCAGGAAATTGTTCTGCGTCACGCTGGCGTTGAACAAAATACCCTGCGACTGGGAGTAACCGACACCTGCCGAAAGATTTCCCGCGGGCTTCTCGGTCACCGTCACATCGACATCGACTTGGTCGGCGGAACCGGGTACGGCGGGCGTCTCGATGGTGACGTTCTCGAAGTAACCCAGTCGCTGCAGCCGCTCGCGCGACTTGCGGACCAGCTCGGCCGAGAACCAAGCCGACTCGAGCTGGCGCATCTCCCTGCGCAGGACCTCGTCGCGCGTTCGGGTATTCCCCTTCATGTTGACGCGACGCACATAGACGCGCTGTCCCGGGTCGACGAAGAAGGTCACCGTCACCGTGCGCGCCTCCTCGTCGATCTCGGGAATGGTGTTGACGTTCGCGAAGGCATAACCGCGATCGCCGAGCAGGTTCGAGATCCGCTCCGCACTCTCGGTGGTCGCACGACGCGAGAAATAGTCGCCGCGCGCGAGCTGGATCAGAGGGAACAGCTCCTCGGCCGGGATCGATGGCTCGCCTGCAAGCTTGATGTCGCCGATCCGGTAGGGTTCACCCTCGTCGATGACGACGGTGATATAGATCTCTTTCTTGTCGGCGCTGATGGAGACTTGCGTCGACTTGATGTCGAAACGAATGAAACCGCGATCCAGATAGAAGGAGCGCAGCGCCTCCAGATCACCGGCGAGCTTCTGCTTGGAGTACTGATCGTTCTTCGAATAGAAGGAGGTCCAGCCCGTCGAGCCGAGCTCGAAGCGCTTGAGCAGCTCCTTTTCGGGAAACGCCTCGTTGCCGATGATGGTGATCTGCTTGATCCGCGCCGTCAGCCCCTCGGTGATCTCGATGCGGACGGCGACGCGGTTTCGCTCGAGCGGCGAGACCGTTGACTGAATCAGCACGCCGTATTTGCCGCGGGAGAAATACTGCCGCTCAAGCTCCTGCTCGATCCGATCGAGGACCGAACGATCGAAGACGCGGCCCTCCCTGAGCCCGATATCGGACAAGGCAGCCGTCAACGCCTTGGTGTCGATATCCCGATTGCCGGTGATGTCGATCGAGGCGATCGCCGGTCGCTCGCGGACCCACAGAACGAGGACGTTACCCTCGCGCTCGACGCGTACATCGTCGAAGAAACCGGTTTGGTAGAGCGAGCGAATAATGCCGCCGGTCACGCCGTCACCGACCGTGTCCCCGACCTGTACCGGCAGATAGTTGAAGACGGTACCGGGTGCGATCCGCTGCAGACCCTCCACGCGGATGTCGGCAATCTGGAACACCTCGGCCGCGACCGGCATGTTGATGGCCAGCAGGAGGGTCATCAGAGCGAGCTGCCGACGTGCGCAGCAACGGAGCATCAGAGGTATCGCGCGCAAGACAGGGTCCCCTCGATCAAGCCGAAGTCTGCGGCGC
The sequence above is drawn from the Thiocapsa rosea genome and encodes:
- the bamA gene encoding outer membrane protein assembly factor BamA translates to MLRCCARRQLALMTLLLAINMPVAAEVFQIADIRVEGLQRIAPGTVFNYLPVQVGDTVGDGVTGGIIRSLYQTGFFDDVRVEREGNVLVLWVRERPAIASIDITGNRDIDTKALTAALSDIGLREGRVFDRSVLDRIEQELERQYFSRGKYGVLIQSTVSPLERNRVAVRIEITEGLTARIKQITIIGNEAFPEKELLKRFELGSTGWTSFYSKNDQYSKQKLAGDLEALRSFYLDRGFIRFDIKSTQVSISADKKEIYITVVIDEGEPYRIGDIKLAGEPSIPAEELFPLIQLARGDYFSRRATTESAERISNLLGDRGYAFANVNTIPEIDEEARTVTVTFFVDPGQRVYVRRVNMKGNTRTRDEVLRREMRQLESAWFSAELVRKSRERLQRLGYFENVTIETPAVPGSADQVDVDVTVTEKPAGNLSAGVGYSQSQGILFNASVTQNNFLGTGKRVSFGVNTSQATQLYQIAYTNPFYTVDGISRGFNISYRETDFDELIGADYSTDVGVLGMNFGLPISETSRAGLGVRYQYTNFIAGNFSELAQQFVEENGNVFNDFILSASYTNDSRDTAIFPTKGGLRVLRADLAVPGSDLQYYKLTYQEQLYVPLTSRFVVSLSGDVGYGEGYGETDSLPFFENYYAGGPRSVRGFVANSLGPREVGDDDPVGGNFRMAGSLELFAPAPGGPQLSKTLRLGAFLDFGNVWETNGSNLIEPTGFDIGALRYSAGVSATWLSPIGALSISLAAPLNEEEGDETQVFQFGFGQTF